From the Pseudobacteroides sp. genome, one window contains:
- a CDS encoding sugar ABC transporter substrate-binding protein: MGITRCSKAAIIFASVCVIVLFIAGCASEQRKDKKDIKVGFLIDALWEERWGRDMELFTKNVQDYGAQVYAKSASGQKDLQEKMAKELIKQEVDVLVVVPNSSISAKSIVDLAHKNGVKVIAYDRMIRDCNLDYYVSFDSRKVGEIQAEYLVKKFPKGNYILVGGSKEDHNAKLLWEGQHKVLDPYVKRGDIKIVSETWTEGWNPEIAYKNVSQALRGNKYDIAAVLASNDGCAGTAFQALSERKLAGKVGLTGQDADIAACQRIVEGTQSMTVYKPIEKLALKAAEIAVMLAKGKKVPTETQLNNGMVDVPSFLIDPACVDKNNIDEIVIGDGWQKKREVYLNVSGY; this comes from the coding sequence ATGGGAATCACAAGATGCTCTAAAGCGGCTATTATTTTTGCTTCTGTTTGTGTGATTGTACTTTTTATTGCAGGCTGTGCTTCAGAACAAAGAAAAGATAAAAAGGACATTAAAGTTGGCTTTTTGATAGATGCACTGTGGGAGGAACGTTGGGGAAGAGACATGGAGCTCTTTACAAAAAATGTACAGGATTATGGGGCTCAGGTCTATGCAAAATCTGCAAGCGGCCAAAAGGATTTGCAGGAAAAGATGGCCAAAGAGCTCATAAAGCAAGAAGTTGATGTGCTTGTTGTAGTGCCCAACAGCAGCATATCTGCCAAATCAATAGTTGATCTTGCTCATAAAAACGGAGTAAAGGTTATTGCGTATGACAGAATGATCAGGGACTGTAATCTGGACTATTATGTATCCTTTGACAGCAGAAAGGTTGGAGAGATTCAAGCTGAGTATCTGGTAAAAAAATTCCCAAAGGGTAACTATATACTTGTGGGAGGCTCAAAGGAGGATCACAATGCCAAACTTCTCTGGGAAGGGCAGCATAAGGTGCTTGATCCTTACGTAAAACGTGGAGATATTAAAATCGTGTCTGAAACGTGGACTGAAGGTTGGAATCCGGAAATCGCATACAAAAATGTAAGTCAGGCATTAAGGGGAAATAAATATGATATTGCAGCAGTATTAGCATCAAATGACGGTTGTGCAGGCACTGCCTTTCAGGCACTATCAGAACGTAAGCTTGCAGGCAAGGTCGGGCTTACAGGCCAGGACGCAGATATAGCCGCCTGCCAGAGAATAGTCGAGGGAACTCAATCAATGACGGTTTACAAGCCAATAGAAAAGCTGGCTTTAAAGGCTGCAGAGATTGCTGTGATGCTTGCGAAAGGCAAGAAGGTACCAACCGAAACCCAATTAAATAATGGTATGGTTGATGTTCCATCATTTCTTATTGACCCGGCTTGCGTAGACAAAAACAATATAGATGAGATTGTCATTGGAGACGGATGGCAGAAAAAGAGGGAGGTTTACCTAAATGTATCGGGATACTAG
- a CDS encoding M23 family metallopeptidase — protein MKKLFPEKKLTRKKILNFLDKRLFYIVLTLCVCILGATVYFTMGTEQTGNVKNIAQGEISDEINNPASSILGKSPEKLVPNKSNEENKLQAATPTKLAPSPTPAVTAKPTAKPSANSGKNTDKPASGKNIAKSLDMIMPVFGQICVDYSSDKPVYSKTLEQWQTHEYVEIACEKGSAVKAVADGYVSEITDDPRYGITIVLDHSNGLKTVYANLASSNMVSTNQKVSIGDIIGCVGNTAVFESAEQPHLHFEVLKNDEPVNPANYLPKE, from the coding sequence ATGAAAAAGTTATTCCCCGAAAAAAAATTAACAAGAAAAAAAATATTGAACTTTCTTGATAAAAGATTGTTTTACATCGTTTTGACCCTATGTGTCTGCATTTTGGGTGCTACTGTATACTTTACCATGGGAACCGAACAAACAGGGAATGTAAAAAACATTGCTCAAGGAGAAATTTCTGATGAGATTAACAACCCTGCTTCCAGCATTCTTGGAAAAAGTCCCGAAAAACTTGTACCGAATAAGAGCAATGAGGAAAACAAATTGCAGGCAGCAACACCTACTAAGTTGGCTCCAAGTCCAACACCGGCTGTAACTGCAAAGCCCACAGCCAAGCCATCGGCTAATAGCGGTAAAAACACTGATAAACCCGCTTCAGGTAAAAATATCGCTAAAAGTCTCGATATGATAATGCCCGTTTTCGGACAAATATGCGTTGATTATTCAAGTGATAAGCCTGTGTACTCAAAAACACTTGAGCAGTGGCAAACCCACGAGTATGTGGAAATTGCCTGTGAAAAAGGCTCTGCTGTAAAAGCAGTTGCAGATGGTTATGTGAGTGAAATAACGGATGATCCAAGGTATGGTATCACGATTGTGCTGGATCACTCAAATGGGCTTAAAACTGTATATGCAAACCTTGCAAGCAGTAATATGGTTTCAACAAACCAAAAGGTCAGTATTGGAGACATTATAGGGTGTGTTGGGAATACTGCTGTATTTGAATCAGCAGAACAGCCCCATCTTCATTTTGAAGTACTTAAAAACGATGAGCCTGTGAATCCCGCAAATTACTTACCAAAGGAGTAA
- a CDS encoding cellulase family glycosylhydrolase, which yields MKKERGIKKVLKRNSLPLLLAMALIVSVFLAVPPLKASAGGDVVSANGRLKVVGTQLCNQAGQPIQLKGVSSAGLQYYGDYMNINSIKWLRDDWGITVIRAALYTAEKGYITNPSYKEKVKEIVNAATELGIYVIIDWHILSDGDPNTYKAQAKEFFAEMSSLYKNHKNVIYEICNEPNKVQWSSSIKPYANEVIPVIRANDPESVILVGTGNWSQDVDAAANDPLSFSNIQYVCHFYAGTHKQFLRDKINTALSKGCGVFVSEWGTSLASGTGGVFVEETKTWIDFLNSKKISWVNWSLCPKAETSAILNAGASTQGGWTSSDLTQSGNLVKSLMGGGIPSTAPTNTPTHTPTKSPTNTPTSTPTPTKANTVIEDINGDRAVNMVDVILIANSFNATLQDSKYNRKCDLNNDGAINMTDVIMLAIRFNYTY from the coding sequence ATGAAAAAGGAAAGAGGAATTAAAAAAGTTTTAAAAAGGAACAGCTTGCCGCTACTGCTTGCAATGGCCCTTATAGTTTCTGTATTTCTGGCTGTTCCTCCTTTGAAGGCATCTGCAGGAGGAGATGTTGTTTCTGCAAATGGAAGGCTTAAGGTAGTGGGGACACAGCTATGCAACCAGGCTGGCCAGCCCATTCAGTTAAAGGGCGTAAGCTCTGCAGGTCTTCAATATTATGGAGACTACATGAATATAAACAGTATCAAATGGCTAAGGGATGACTGGGGCATTACTGTTATTAGAGCAGCACTGTACACCGCGGAAAAGGGATATATAACAAATCCGTCTTATAAGGAAAAGGTTAAGGAAATAGTAAATGCAGCAACTGAGCTTGGAATATATGTAATAATCGACTGGCATATTCTTTCCGATGGTGACCCAAACACCTATAAGGCTCAAGCAAAAGAATTCTTTGCAGAAATGTCAAGCCTATATAAAAACCACAAAAATGTTATATATGAAATTTGTAATGAGCCCAACAAGGTACAGTGGTCATCTAGCATAAAGCCTTATGCAAATGAAGTGATTCCTGTGATAAGGGCAAATGATCCTGAAAGCGTTATTTTGGTAGGAACAGGTAACTGGAGTCAGGATGTGGATGCTGCCGCTAATGATCCCCTTTCTTTCTCAAACATACAATATGTTTGCCACTTCTATGCAGGAACACACAAGCAGTTTTTAAGAGACAAAATAAATACTGCTTTAAGTAAGGGCTGCGGTGTTTTTGTTTCTGAGTGGGGAACAAGCCTTGCTTCCGGTACTGGAGGGGTATTTGTGGAAGAAACCAAAACCTGGATTGATTTTCTCAACAGCAAAAAAATAAGCTGGGTTAACTGGTCGCTGTGTCCGAAAGCTGAAACCTCCGCAATACTAAATGCAGGAGCAAGCACACAGGGAGGATGGACCAGCAGCGACCTAACCCAGTCAGGTAATCTGGTGAAATCACTTATGGGGGGAGGAATTCCATCAACTGCTCCCACCAACACACCCACCCATACACCGACTAAATCACCAACCAATACTCCAACCAGCACTCCTACACCAACCAAAGCCAACACAGTAATTGAGGATATAAACGGCGACAGGGCTGTTAATATGGTGGATGTAATTCTTATTGCAAATAGCTTCAATGCGACTTTACAAGATAGCAAATACAATAGAAAATGTGATTTGAACAATGATGGAGCTATAAACATGACAGATGTAATCATGCTGGCTATTAGATTTAATTATACATACTGA
- a CDS encoding 4Fe-4S binding protein, whose product MVKIKRYWFQITSLLLGNSYLKGFLEGTIYTGNLKKICFPGLNCYSCPGAVGSCPIGSMQAIALDIRFKFSLYIAGILIFIGTLIGRAVCGWICPFGFFQDILYKTPFKKIKIHKLFEKLKYVILLVTVILLPALYISFDIGSGSPYFCKFICPAGTLEAGIPLAIANERIRSTLGLLFTWKMALLIGVIILSMASKRPFCRVVCPLGAIYSVFNKISFYRMEVSKSKCTRCGSCKSKCPVDHTIYENPNGLECIRCGNCKKNCPAGAIKSYFGNHELNSNSKCDKLHDVNI is encoded by the coding sequence TTGGTTAAAATTAAAAGATACTGGTTTCAGATTACTTCCCTCTTATTGGGTAATTCTTATTTAAAGGGCTTTTTGGAAGGAACTATTTATACCGGAAATCTGAAAAAAATCTGCTTCCCTGGGCTAAACTGCTATTCATGTCCTGGGGCAGTGGGTTCATGTCCTATCGGATCCATGCAGGCTATTGCCCTTGATATTAGATTCAAATTTTCTCTATATATTGCAGGGATTTTGATATTTATAGGTACCCTTATAGGCAGGGCCGTATGTGGTTGGATTTGCCCCTTCGGATTTTTTCAAGATATACTGTATAAGACACCATTTAAAAAAATAAAAATTCACAAGCTCTTTGAAAAGCTCAAATATGTTATACTGCTTGTGACCGTTATTTTACTTCCTGCACTATATATAAGCTTTGATATTGGTTCAGGTTCTCCATATTTTTGTAAGTTCATTTGTCCGGCAGGCACCTTGGAAGCAGGCATTCCACTGGCTATAGCAAATGAAAGAATCAGATCGACCCTGGGACTTTTGTTTACATGGAAAATGGCATTACTTATAGGTGTTATCATTCTGTCTATGGCGTCCAAAAGGCCTTTTTGTAGAGTTGTTTGCCCTTTAGGAGCCATTTATTCGGTATTCAATAAGATCAGCTTTTATAGAATGGAAGTTTCCAAATCGAAATGCACACGCTGTGGAAGCTGCAAAAGCAAATGCCCTGTAGATCATACAATCTATGAAAACCCTAACGGTCTTGAGTGCATACGATGCGGGAACTGCAAGAAAAACTGCCCTGCAGGTGCCATTAAGTCCTATTTCGGAAATCATGAGCTCAATTCAAATTCCAAATGTGATAAGCTTCACGATGTAAACATTTAA
- a CDS encoding CD1871A family CXXC motif-containing protein, whose product MKNRIRISLLIISTAFIAYAVLRGEVKQVFRKAVLICLECIGIG is encoded by the coding sequence ATGAAAAACCGAATAAGAATAAGTCTTCTTATCATATCAACAGCGTTTATAGCTTACGCTGTTTTACGCGGAGAAGTGAAGCAGGTGTTTCGCAAAGCAGTCTTAATATGTCTGGAGTGTATAGGAATTGGTTAA
- a CDS encoding RNA polymerase sigma factor: MTGKLETLLESDYERFYSIAFRMTGNHHDTQDILQNSFMKAFKNIDKFRGGSKLSTWIYRIIINESNQFFSRINALPITCITNREGITEEVFFERLKTLPSFDDELIVDEMREKCLRSE, from the coding sequence ATGACTGGAAAGCTTGAGACTTTACTTGAATCTGACTATGAGAGATTTTACTCCATCGCATTCAGGATGACAGGAAATCATCATGATACCCAGGACATACTGCAAAATTCCTTTATGAAGGCTTTTAAGAATATTGATAAATTCCGCGGCGGCTCTAAGCTTTCAACTTGGATATACAGAATTATTATAAATGAATCAAATCAATTTTTTTCAAGAATAAATGCACTTCCAATAACATGTATTACCAATCGTGAAGGGATAACAGAAGAGGTTTTCTTTGAGAGACTAAAGACTCTGCCGTCTTTTGATGACGAACTAATCGTAGATGAAATGAGAGAAAAGTGTCTAAGAAGTGAGTAA
- a CDS encoding DUF3795 domain-containing protein: MCEKIVAPCGIDCFNCEMYEKNVTQEFQERLSLATGIPKDKIVCKGCKDGNICLFLSIRNQKCSTLECVKSKGVDYCFQCNEFPCEYLMPIADGASKYPHNFKLYNLCTIKRIGLEAFCEKAGDIRKTYFSKQMNIGEGGK; encoded by the coding sequence ATGTGTGAAAAGATTGTTGCCCCATGCGGCATTGATTGTTTTAACTGTGAAATGTACGAGAAAAATGTAACACAGGAATTTCAGGAACGGCTTTCTTTGGCTACAGGAATACCAAAGGATAAGATTGTCTGTAAGGGCTGCAAGGATGGAAATATATGTTTGTTTCTAAGCATCAGGAATCAAAAGTGCTCCACCTTGGAGTGCGTTAAGTCCAAGGGCGTGGATTACTGCTTTCAATGCAATGAGTTTCCGTGTGAGTACCTTATGCCCATAGCGGATGGGGCTTCCAAGTATCCCCATAACTTCAAGCTCTACAACCTGTGCACCATTAAGAGAATCGGACTTGAAGCCTTTTGTGAAAAAGCCGGAGATATCAGGAAGACATATTTCAGTAAACAGATGAATATAGGAGAAGGCGGAAAGTAA
- a CDS encoding Wadjet anti-phage system protein JetD domain-containing protein encodes MDYRKYILEKLLYRYNKSAHSIGNASNHRVRIKLGPKSKDMKEYDIEDFEKKDLIHSAIYDLKEMKLIEYDWEPFDKKNVMSSVWLNLENIDLAYAITGKESKLQSLRCFCENIESLINDLSKINNGTHEKSNTSWIVTALEDILSKIEKNKKIDPIIPKTYDGLKEFSTALKEICWSSDKEVLERVFSLRCYGDTKHFENNIRSTLIKFIKKYSTYYITEDEGMAEEDILLSVGILRNPEIFEFCGPIILLFNDNYVDFNLFTQGAAINSDTLEIITNFNMQNITKVLFIENRSNFSHYIKNEITRNELVIYHGGFYSSSRGRFFKFIYQNAAKGTKFYHWGDIDLGGLSIFMRLKENIIPELLPYLMDTNTLESMKQYGKNYSPSYRNKLEQALNNTKFSEFYSTLQYMLDKGIRLEQEAFLLLR; translated from the coding sequence ATGGACTATAGAAAATATATCCTGGAAAAATTATTGTACCGTTATAATAAAAGTGCCCACTCTATAGGTAATGCTAGTAACCACAGGGTCAGGATAAAACTTGGCCCAAAATCCAAAGATATGAAAGAATACGATATCGAAGACTTTGAAAAAAAGGATTTGATTCATTCTGCTATTTATGATCTTAAAGAAATGAAGTTAATAGAGTATGATTGGGAACCATTCGATAAAAAGAACGTAATGTCGTCTGTATGGCTCAATCTGGAAAATATTGATTTAGCCTATGCGATAACAGGTAAAGAGTCAAAGTTACAATCTCTTAGGTGCTTTTGCGAGAATATAGAATCTTTAATAAATGATCTTTCTAAAATTAACAATGGGACTCATGAAAAATCAAATACAAGCTGGATTGTTACAGCTTTAGAGGATATTCTTTCAAAAATTGAAAAGAACAAAAAAATTGACCCAATCATCCCTAAAACCTACGATGGCTTAAAGGAATTTTCTACGGCTCTCAAAGAAATATGTTGGAGCTCTGATAAAGAAGTATTGGAAAGGGTTTTCAGCCTCCGCTGTTATGGTGATACTAAGCACTTTGAAAACAACATACGCAGCACCTTAATTAAATTCATAAAAAAATATAGCACCTATTATATTACGGAAGATGAAGGCATGGCAGAGGAAGACATTCTACTTAGTGTAGGAATTTTAAGAAACCCTGAAATATTTGAATTTTGCGGCCCAATTATATTACTCTTCAATGATAACTATGTGGATTTTAATCTATTTACTCAGGGAGCTGCAATAAATTCAGATACTTTAGAAATTATAACTAATTTCAATATGCAAAATATTACCAAGGTTTTATTCATTGAAAACCGATCTAATTTCTCGCATTATATCAAGAATGAAATAACTAGAAATGAGCTAGTTATATATCATGGTGGCTTTTACAGTTCTTCCCGGGGCCGTTTTTTTAAATTCATTTATCAAAATGCTGCAAAAGGGACTAAGTTCTACCATTGGGGGGACATCGACCTTGGTGGTCTGTCTATATTTATGAGATTAAAAGAAAATATTATACCTGAACTTTTACCCTACTTAATGGACACTAATACTCTTGAATCCATGAAACAATACGGTAAGAATTATAGTCCTTCTTACAGAAACAAGTTGGAGCAAGCTTTAAATAATACGAAATTTTCTGAATTTTATAGCACTTTGCAATATATGTTGGATAAAGGTATTCGTTTGGAACAAGAAGCCTTTTTGCTATTAAGATGA
- a CDS encoding ATP-binding protein yields the protein MKKLTRLLLVNWHYYSVEVIDFDDINFLTGKTGAGKTTIIDAMQLVLLGDTNGQHFFNKAANDRSRRTLKGYLRGEYGDDGQTGFLSLREGPFSSYVACEFFDTEKNRYLTLGAVFDCNYSLQDENTYFILKEPIPDNKFIIDDTPLSIKDLKVYLRKTFDKNLFEFSESGRTYQSKIKSLFGGLRDNYFSLLKKAVSFSPIVDIEEFITSNICDAKNNVDITAMQENLRHYRKLEQEATLMKSRIDDLEKISHTYRTLEDEKQKLAVYQFLIDRSELEKNLQEIEKLKQSIEGTENEYAKTAAIQVQLAADIMEKSTARDVLIEQRGKDNIYQNQQSLENHKKTIEEKIRSLEGTINELVNRFHIYGLNWSAAAEDTENLLQQVGRLTSKDMINDELDQLYTNLSGLRHEIGILLDIREDNLSSLSSDQYHKLMESGNSFKTSLSNLGHMLGKLLDSKSLALMECEEKISALKRNIKPYDRSVQVLKEEIQLRLSLKYKHDVAVNILADLLEIPDTRWVNTIEGYMNRQKQYILVAPQYYTDALKLYEQIKFEMGIYDIGLIDGEKVLSSNPVYLKGSLAEEIVTDDPYARAYVNFLLGRVIKCDRVEDLRKNDRSVTDTGMLYQGFVASQINPSLWQKPLIGKKSIQEQIARLEMERTELEEDYRLVKSSHEMFKGIRHIDTMNQNEAQDNERKLQESMAIPHLQSRRQEVLDKLSQLDLAWIHDITEKINSLGTEIEEHKTLERECISKCGVLKERIDNMRDLQLPNELLQVEMKNRYITTSYMKEWIFSVGEPRFKEELANKKSPNAIIADYRSQVGIRRNQLEKHRELLNNLRSEYNRQYGYSYDISAHDNQKYDKTLAELREEKLPEYLEKITAAKSMAYEQFVSHFLAELKANIDDVTERIKELNNALKKHRWGAEQFSFSVIPNPDYKPFYDMITDPMLMSGYNIASHVFIEKHGPVIDELFSKIMDYGTGMDADSRLEMEKNIKLFTDYKTYLRFDMYSYDQENNRQRLSKTLLKKSGGETQTPFYIAMLASFAQLYHVNDRNWNCIRLIIFDEAFSKMDGERIRESILLLRSIGFQCILSAPPEKIGDIAPLVDRNIVAIKKGRQSFTRFFAGSRMAQEFEMTEGE from the coding sequence ATGAAAAAATTGACCCGCCTTTTACTGGTTAACTGGCACTACTATTCTGTAGAAGTTATAGACTTTGATGATATAAACTTCCTCACCGGAAAAACCGGTGCCGGGAAAACAACAATAATTGATGCAATGCAGCTGGTTCTTCTTGGTGATACAAACGGACAGCACTTTTTTAACAAAGCAGCCAATGACCGCTCCCGAAGAACACTAAAAGGCTATCTCCGCGGAGAATACGGCGATGACGGCCAAACAGGCTTTCTATCACTAAGAGAGGGCCCCTTTTCAAGCTATGTTGCATGTGAGTTTTTTGACACAGAGAAGAATCGTTATCTTACTTTAGGGGCTGTATTTGATTGCAATTACTCGCTGCAAGATGAAAACACTTATTTTATCCTGAAAGAGCCTATTCCTGATAACAAATTTATAATTGATGATACTCCTCTTTCCATTAAGGATCTGAAAGTTTATCTCCGAAAGACATTCGACAAAAACCTTTTTGAATTCAGTGAAAGCGGAAGAACCTATCAGTCAAAGATAAAGAGTCTTTTTGGGGGGCTTCGGGATAATTACTTCAGTCTTCTGAAAAAAGCTGTATCCTTTTCTCCCATTGTGGACATCGAGGAGTTTATCACCAGCAATATCTGTGACGCAAAAAACAATGTGGATATAACAGCCATGCAAGAGAACTTAAGGCATTACAGAAAACTTGAGCAGGAAGCGACCCTGATGAAATCCAGAATAGATGACCTGGAAAAAATAAGCCATACCTACAGGACACTGGAGGATGAGAAGCAAAAGCTGGCAGTCTATCAATTCCTCATTGACCGGTCAGAGCTGGAAAAAAATCTTCAGGAAATAGAAAAGCTAAAGCAAAGTATTGAAGGCACCGAAAATGAATATGCCAAAACCGCAGCAATCCAAGTACAGCTTGCAGCGGATATCATGGAAAAATCCACGGCCCGAGACGTTCTTATAGAGCAGCGTGGAAAGGATAACATTTACCAGAACCAGCAGTCCTTGGAAAACCACAAGAAAACAATAGAAGAAAAAATACGGTCTTTGGAAGGCACCATAAATGAGCTGGTAAACCGGTTTCATATATACGGCCTTAACTGGAGTGCTGCCGCAGAAGACACCGAGAATCTTTTACAGCAAGTCGGAAGACTGACCAGCAAAGATATGATCAACGATGAATTAGATCAGCTTTATACAAACCTTTCAGGCCTTAGGCATGAGATAGGAATACTACTGGATATACGAGAGGACAACCTTTCAAGCCTGAGCAGTGATCAATACCATAAACTTATGGAATCAGGGAACTCATTTAAAACATCACTTTCCAATCTGGGCCATATGCTTGGCAAGCTATTGGATTCAAAATCCCTTGCCCTAATGGAATGTGAAGAAAAGATAAGTGCCCTCAAAAGGAATATCAAGCCATATGACCGTTCAGTACAGGTTTTGAAGGAGGAAATTCAGCTTCGGCTTTCACTTAAATACAAGCACGATGTTGCCGTCAATATACTGGCAGACCTCCTTGAAATCCCCGATACAAGATGGGTTAATACAATCGAAGGATATATGAACAGACAAAAGCAGTACATATTAGTAGCACCTCAATATTATACAGATGCCTTAAAGCTTTATGAGCAAATTAAGTTTGAAATGGGCATTTATGATATTGGACTTATTGACGGAGAAAAGGTACTTTCATCAAACCCTGTTTACCTAAAAGGCAGCCTTGCAGAGGAAATTGTCACAGATGACCCCTACGCTCGTGCATATGTGAACTTTTTGTTAGGAAGGGTTATAAAATGTGACAGGGTTGAAGACCTGAGAAAGAATGATCGATCTGTGACCGATACTGGAATGCTCTATCAGGGATTCGTTGCTAGTCAGATTAACCCTTCCCTATGGCAAAAACCCCTTATAGGTAAAAAGTCTATCCAGGAGCAGATTGCAAGGCTGGAAATGGAAAGGACTGAGCTGGAAGAAGATTATAGGCTAGTTAAGTCTTCCCATGAAATGTTTAAAGGTATACGGCATATTGATACAATGAACCAGAATGAAGCACAAGATAATGAGAGGAAGCTTCAGGAGTCAATGGCAATACCCCATCTTCAATCAAGAAGGCAGGAGGTACTAGACAAGCTTTCACAGCTTGATCTGGCGTGGATTCATGACATAACTGAAAAAATCAATTCGCTTGGAACAGAAATTGAGGAACATAAAACCCTTGAGAGGGAATGCATCTCAAAATGTGGAGTTCTTAAGGAACGTATAGATAATATGCGTGACTTGCAGCTTCCTAATGAGCTCTTACAAGTTGAGATGAAAAACCGGTATATAACAACCTCCTATATGAAGGAATGGATATTCTCTGTCGGTGAGCCCAGGTTTAAGGAAGAACTGGCCAATAAAAAGAGTCCTAATGCAATAATTGCAGACTATAGGTCCCAGGTAGGTATACGCAGAAATCAATTGGAAAAGCATCGAGAGCTGCTCAACAACCTCCGTTCTGAGTACAATCGCCAGTACGGTTACAGCTATGACATCAGTGCACATGATAATCAAAAATATGATAAAACCCTGGCAGAGCTTAGAGAAGAAAAACTGCCCGAGTATCTGGAAAAAATTACAGCTGCCAAATCAATGGCCTATGAGCAGTTTGTAAGCCACTTTTTGGCAGAGCTTAAGGCCAATATAGATGACGTTACCGAGAGGATTAAAGAGCTTAATAATGCATTGAAAAAGCACAGGTGGGGAGCAGAGCAATTCAGTTTCTCTGTTATTCCCAACCCTGATTATAAGCCTTTTTATGATATGATAACTGACCCAATGCTCATGAGCGGATATAATATCGCATCCCATGTATTTATTGAAAAGCATGGGCCTGTAATTGATGAGCTGTTCTCAAAAATAATGGATTACGGAACCGGAATGGATGCAGATTCCAGGCTTGAAATGGAAAAGAACATCAAGCTCTTCACCGATTATAAGACCTATTTAAGGTTTGATATGTATTCCTATGATCAGGAAAATAACAGGCAGAGGCTCTCTAAAACATTGCTCAAAAAGTCCGGAGGAGAAACCCAGACTCCATTTTATATAGCAATGCTGGCTTCCTTCGCACAGCTTTACCATGTTAATGACCGGAACTGGAACTGCATAAGGCTCATAATATTTGATGAGGCCTTCAGCAAAATGGATGGGGAAAGAATAAGAGAAAGCATACTACTCCTACGCAGCATCGGTTTTCAGTGCATATTGTCTGCACCTCCGGAAAAGATAGGTGACATTGCACCTTTGGTGGACAGGAATATTGTTGCTATCAAAAAGGGCCGGCAATCCTTTACAAGGTTTTTTGCAGGAAGCAGGATGGCTCAGGAATTTGAAATGACTGAGGGGGAATAG
- a CDS encoding DUF4194 domain-containing protein — MTNLWIEEFEKLSISEQNMFRKCINSLLAKTFAVCDTYDEATGMMKSNPEYRFIDRNFDIINTYLSYAGWNLLKDRNLGVIHIESEYEYNRLHLNSITTLFIYTLRLLYDEERENLTLRSTIPVTTYDVVSRLMTFNTLKRKPSDKDLSDTFKLLSRFNIIQKLSGDWTEPDCKLIIFPSILMVLPNDSIGRIFASLQENFDAGDQPNTSAQDEFDELEPDVIRGEEDQ, encoded by the coding sequence ATGACAAACCTTTGGATTGAAGAATTCGAAAAGTTAAGCATTTCTGAGCAAAACATGTTCAGGAAATGCATAAACAGCCTTTTAGCAAAGACTTTTGCCGTATGTGATACCTATGATGAAGCTACAGGCATGATGAAATCCAATCCGGAATACCGCTTCATTGACCGAAACTTCGACATTATAAATACATACTTGTCCTATGCAGGCTGGAACCTTTTAAAGGACAGAAACTTAGGAGTAATACATATAGAAAGTGAATACGAGTACAATAGGCTTCATCTTAACAGCATTACGACCCTGTTTATATATACATTGCGGCTTTTGTACGATGAAGAACGAGAGAATCTAACATTACGATCAACCATACCGGTCACTACCTATGATGTTGTTTCACGTTTAATGACCTTTAATACATTAAAAAGAAAGCCTTCGGACAAGGACCTTTCCGACACCTTCAAGCTTTTGTCCAGGTTTAATATAATACAGAAACTGAGCGGTGACTGGACAGAGCCTGACTGCAAGCTAATTATATTTCCGTCAATACTAATGGTTCTTCCCAACGACTCTATAGGAAGGATATTTGCAAGCCTCCAAGAGAATTTTGATGCAGGCGACCAACCCAATACAAGTGCCCAAGATGAGTTTGATGAGCTTGAGCCTGATGTTATAAGAGGGGAGGAAGATCAATGA